GACCACCGAGGGGGGCTTAGCAGTATGAGCCACGACTCCACTGCCGCGCCGGAAGCCGCGGCCCGGAAACTCTCCGGGCGACGCCGCAAGGAGATCGTCGCGGTGCTGCTGTTCAGCGGCGGCCCCATCTTCGAGAGTTCCATTCCACTTTCGGTGTTCGGGATCGACCGCCAGGACGCCGGCGTACCGCGCTACCGACTGTTGGTGTGCGGCGGAGAAGAGGGTCCGCTGCGGACCACCGGCGGGCTGGAACTGACCGCACCGAACGGCCTGGAAGCGATCGCACGGGCAGGCACGGTCGTCGTGCCCGCCTGGCGTTCGATCACCGCGCCGCCGCCGGAGGAAGCGCTCGACGCACTGCGCCGGGCCCATGAAGAAGGTGCGCGGATCGTAGGCCTGTGCACAGGCGCGTTCGTCCTCGCGGCGGCGGGCCTGCTGGACGGCCGGCCGGCGACGACACACTGGATGTACGCACCGACGCTGGCGAAGCGCTATCCGTCCGTCCATGTCGACCCACGCGAACTCTTCGTGGACGACGGCGACGTACTGACCAGCGCCGGTACGGCGGCAGGCATCGACCTGTGCCTGCACATCGTGCGGACGGACCACGGCAACGAGGCGGCCGGTGCGCTGGCCCGCCGACTGGTGGTCCCACCGCGCCGATCGGGCGGCCAGGAGCGCTACCTCGATCGATCTTTACCAGAGGAGATCGGCGCCGACCCGCTCGCCGAGGTCGTCGCCTGGGCGCTGGAGCACCTCCACGAGCAGTTCGACGTGGAGACGCTGGCGGCACGCGCGTACATGTCCCGTCGTACGTTCGACCGCCGCTTCCGCTCGCTCACGGGAAGCGCGCCGTTGCAGTGGCTGATCACGCAACGCGTCCTGCAGGCCCAGCGTCTCCTGGAGACGTCGGACTACTCGGTGGACGAGGTCGCGGGCCGCTGCGGCTTCCGTTCCCCGGTGGCCCTGCGCGGCCACTTCCGCCGCCAGTTGGGCTCGTCCCCGGCCGCGTACCGCGCGGCGTACCGGGCACGCAGGCCGCAGAGTGAGCGGGTGCAGGAGCCGGACGGAGCGGTGACCGGGGCGCAGGGCGGCCCCGGGGGCATGGGTACGCCGACCACGGCGGGCCAGGGCCACGGACAGCACGGCCCGAACCACGGCCACGACCGCGCCCCGCACCCGGACAGCCCGGTCCCGATCCAGGCCCGCCGCACGGCGAGCTCGGTCGGCCTGTCGGCGGACCACG
This genomic interval from Streptomyces sp. B21-083 contains the following:
- a CDS encoding helix-turn-helix domain-containing protein — protein: MSHDSTAAPEAAARKLSGRRRKEIVAVLLFSGGPIFESSIPLSVFGIDRQDAGVPRYRLLVCGGEEGPLRTTGGLELTAPNGLEAIARAGTVVVPAWRSITAPPPEEALDALRRAHEEGARIVGLCTGAFVLAAAGLLDGRPATTHWMYAPTLAKRYPSVHVDPRELFVDDGDVLTSAGTAAGIDLCLHIVRTDHGNEAAGALARRLVVPPRRSGGQERYLDRSLPEEIGADPLAEVVAWALEHLHEQFDVETLAARAYMSRRTFDRRFRSLTGSAPLQWLITQRVLQAQRLLETSDYSVDEVAGRCGFRSPVALRGHFRRQLGSSPAAYRAAYRARRPQSERVQEPDGAVTGAQGGPGGMGTPTTAGQGHGQHGPNHGHDRAPHPDSPVPIQARRTASSVGLSADHGRDPYAGNRASLPSQRSGA